The stretch of DNA TCCTGGCGCGGGACGGTCACGCGGGTGTCAGTGATATCGCCGAGGAGATGGGCATCCACAAATCCACGGTCTCCCGGCTGCTCGGTTCATTGGTGGGCAGGGAGATGGTGCACCAGAACAGCGAGCGCGGAAAGTACCAGCTGGGCTTTGGCATCCTGCGGCTGGCCAGCTCCATCCCCGGCCGGCTCAGCCTGGTCCGGGAGGCCCGGCCCGTGCTCGAGACACTCGCGGAGGAATTCAAGGAAACGGTGAACCTTGCCGTCCTCCGCTCTAACTACGCCGTCAACGTGGACCAGGCGATGGGGCCCTCCACCCTGGCCACCTATGACTGGGTGGGCAATTTGACGCCACTGCACGCCACCTCAAGCGGGAAGGTCCTGCTTGCAGCGCTGTCCGTCGAGGAGCGTGAGCGCATCCTGAAGGAGACCGGCCTGCCGCCGCGGACTCCGCGGACCATCACTGACCGGAAGGAACTCGAAAACCAGTTGCTCGACGTCGCCCGCGACGGTTACGGCGTGGTGCGGGAGGAGTTCGAGATCGGGCTGACTGCCGCCGCTGTTCCGGTTTACAACCACCTGGGCGCAGTGATCGGGTCAATCAGTATTTCCGGCCCTGCCTTCCGCTTTGATCCTGAGACCGCGCCGGGACTCATCGAAGGCCTCAAGCAGGCGGGACTGCAGGTCAGCGCAAAGATGGGCTACAACCGGCGCTAGTTACCGGTTGAGGCTGACGATGCGCCGGCCGGATACCCGGCCATCAATGCGGCCGAAACCACCCAGATGACGCCTATCCCTGCCACGGCCAGGCCTCCGCCGAAGCCGGTTGCGGAGGCGGCGAGCCCTGCTCCGGCAGCGGACGCCGTTGCCCGGAATCCCGCACCCACCGTGAAGATCTGGGACCGGAGGTGCGGCGGGCTCAGGTGGCTGCGGAGGAAGAGCATGGCCGCAGACGTGGGGGCGGTGAACAACCCGGAGAGCCCGATGGCTGCCATTGTCCATGCTGTACCGAAATTGAACGCGGCGCCGATCGTCAGCAGCCCGGTGGCCAGGAATCCCAGCATCATGACCGCGTGCGGGCGGGCGCGGGTGGGCCGGATGGTCTCATACAGGGCGCCAATGAGGCTGCCGACGGCGAAGGCGGTCACCAGGAGTGCCCCTTCGCCGGGCGTCCCGATCCGTTCGATGGAGAGCGCGACGGCGGCGACCGCGAGCCCGCCCTGGCCGAGCTGGCTCAGGGTGGATGCTCCCGTCACCACGGCGAGGGGCCTGTGGCTGAGGATGCGGTGCAGGCCGGACTTGACGGTTTGCCAGACCGAGCCGCTGATCCGGCCGCGGGCTTTCAGGCCCGTGGCGGCCGCGCTGATAGCGCCGGCGAGCGCGGCGGCGGACAGCACCCACAGTGCGGCGCCGCCGGGCAGGAAGGTGGCCATGACAGCGACGAGCGCCGGCCCCGCAACGGCGGAGATGTTGTAGGAGAGTGCGTCGTACGCGAAGGCGCGCCGCTGGTCCGGGATCTCGTCCGCCACGAAGCTGGAGAGCCCGCCCATGTAAAAGGGCGAGAGTGCTCCGGCAACCGCCAGGAACGCAAAAACCAGGGGGAGCGGGACCTGGCCGAGGAAGGACGCCGTTGCGAGGGCGGCCGCGGTCAGGAAGCCCGCCACCGCCACGAGGACCCCGGGCCGGCGGGAGCGGTCCAGGGCCGCACCCACGATGGGCGCGGCAACAACGCTGGGTCCAAGTGAGACGGCCACCAGGGCACCGCCGATGCCGACGTCGTTCAGTTCCTGGACGGCGAGGATGGGGATGGCAACGGAAGAACCTGCCATTGCCAGCCGCGGCGGCACGGAAGCCGCAAGGTATCCAAGGACGCTCATCCCTCCATACCTTGCCGTTGATGAAAGGTCATGGGCTCACCCTGCATCGGCACCGTGCACATCACTGAGGTTGTCCTCCGAGCGGTCCAGATACGCCAGCAGCAGGGTGGCAGCCTGGTCCAGTTCCCCGGACTCCAGGGCCGCGCAGATCGCCTCGTTATCCGGCAGGTAGTGGCGGTAAAAATCCGCATCCATAGTCGCCTTATGAAAGAACAGGCGCATTTCCGCCAGCACCTGGCTCATGATGCTGTTCAGCCGCGTACTCCTGGCCATCGCGACGATGGCGCCGTGGAAATGTTGGTTTGCGGTGCCCAGTGCCTCGTCGTCACCGGCCGCAGCGGCGCGCTTGCCTTCCTCCACGGCTTCCCGGACCGCAGCTATGTCCCCGGTGCTCCCTCCGCCGCGGATAGCGCTGACCTCGATGGCGCGGCGGACCGTATAGACGTCGTGGATGTCCCCTGCGTCGAGGTTGGCCACAAAGACGCCGCGGTTGGGGAGGCGGACCACCAGCCGCTCGCTGGCAAGTTCGGCGAAGGCTTCACGGACGGTGTTGCGGGAAACCCCCAGGTCCTCAGCGATGGTGGACTCGGTAAGCCGTGTCCCCGGCAGCAGTGACCCCTCCGCGAGCTGCCGCCGCAATTCATCTGCCACCCGCTCGGCCACGGAAGGTACTGCCACCCGGAGGCGGCCTGGAGCGGGCCGGACAGCGGGGCTCGAAGAGGTCATACTTCAAAATTTACCTGATCGCCACATCGCTGAATCGAAGGATCGTTGAACAATTCCCACTTTTAGTGCAACCTAGTAGGAAGCCATCAATGAGACGGGAATCACAAATGACAACCATCGACCTCAACAGCGACGTGGGCGAATCCTTCGGGCGCTGGACCCTTGGCGATGACGAGGCGATGTTCGGTTCGGTTTCGAGCGCGAACGTGGCGTGTGGATTCCACGCCGGGGATCCCACCGTCATCCGCAGGACCTGCCGGAACGCGGCGGCCGCCGGCGTCGTCATCGGCGCCCATGTGGGCTACCGGGACCTGGCAGGTTTTGGCCGCCGCTTCCTGGATGTCAGCCCTTCGGAACTGGCCGACGACGTCGTCTACCAGATCGGTGCACTGCAGGCCCTCGCATCCGCGGAGGGAGCCCGGGTCCAGTACGTCAAGCCGCACGGGGGCCTCTACCCACACTGCCCAGGCGCAGGCCGTGGTCGACGCTGTGAAATCGGTTGATCCGGGGTTGCCCATCCTGGGCCTGCCCGGGTCCGAGGTCCTGCGGCTTACGGAGGAAGCGGGCCTGCGCGCGGTCAGCGAAGCTTTTGCGGACCGGGCGTACAACCCTGATGGAACACTCGTCTCCCGTTCACAGCCCACAGCGGTCCTTCACGACCCCGCCGAAGTGGCGGAACATGTATTAAGGATGGCCACGGAAGGCTCCGTTCGGGCCATTGACGGATCCATCCTGAAGATCCGCGCAGAAAGCATCTGCGTGCATGGTGACTCACCGGGGGCCGTAGCCATGGCCACCGCAGTGAAGTCCGCTTTCGAGGGCGCCGGTGTCAGCATCGGTTCGTTCCTCTGAACCCAGTCCCGGCCGCATCCAGGCCCCCGCACCACTCCCATCCCGGCCGCACGCAGGCCCCCCGCACCACCCCTCATCCCTCGGAGGAAACATGACCGGCACCAACAAGGCAGCCAGGACCACGGCAAGGAAGCCGCCGGCCGGCGCGCTGAAGGCCTACATCGCCAGCCTCACCGGCACATCGCTCGAATACTACGACTTCGCCATCTACTCCGTGGCCTCGGCGCTGGTGTTCCCCAAGATCTTCTTCCCCTCGAATGACGAATTCGTGGGGCTGCTGCTCTCCTTCTCCGCCTTCGCGGTGGGATACCTGGCCCGCCCCATCGGCGGTGTGGTCTTCGGCCGCCTCGGCGACAAAGTGGGCCGCAAGTACGTCCTCGTGTTCACCCTGGTGCTGATTGGACTCGCCACCGTCCTCATCGGTGCGCTGCCCGACTACTCGGTGATCGGCGTCGCGGCCCCGGTCATCCTGGTGCTGCTGCGCCTGGCCCAGGGCATCGGCGTCGGCGGCGAATGGGGCGGTGCGGTGCTGCTGTCCAGCGAATTCGGTGACCCCAACAAACGCGGCTTCTGGTCCTCCGCAGCCCAGATCGGCCCGCCGGCCGGCAACCTGATGGCCAACGGCGTCCTGGCCATCCTGGCCGCCTCACTCAGCTCCGAGGCGTTCCTTTCCTGGGGCTGGCGGGTGGCCTTCCTCGCCTCCGCCCTGCTGGTGGTCTTCGGCCTGATTATCCGCCTCAAGCTCGAGGAAACCCCGGTCTTCAAAGCCATCCAGGCCCACGGCGACCGTCCCAAGGCACCCATCAAGGAGGTCTTCACCACCGAGCCCAGGGCCCTGGTTTCCGCTGCCCTCTCCCGCCTCTGCCCCGACGTCCTGTACGCGCTGTTCACCGTGTTCGTCGCCGTCTATGCCACCAAGGAATTGGGAATGACCACGGGCAATGTGCTGGCGGCAATCCTGATCGGATCCGCCTTCCAGCTCTTCCTGATCCCGGCCGCCGGCGCCCTTACCGACCGCTTCAACCGCCGCTGGGTGTACGGCATTACTGCCGCCGCCACCGCCCTCTACATTCCGCTGTTCTTCCTGATGATCGCGGGCAAGTCCGTAGTGATGCTGACCGTCGGCGTGGTGATCGGACTGGCCCTGCACGCCTTTATGTACGGCCCGCAGGCAGCCTTCATCACCGAGCAGTTCCCGGCGCGGCTACGCTACGCCGGCAGTTCCCTGGCCTACACCCTTGCCGGGGTGGTGGGCGGCGCTGTGGCTCCGCTGATCTTCACTGCCCTCTACGGTGCGGCATCCGGCGGGTGGTACCTGATCGCCGGCTACATCGCGCTGACCGCTGTGGTGACCATTGTGGGCATGCGCCTGGGCCGCGACCCGCAGCCGGAAGAAGACGTCCGCCTGCTCCAGGACGGCAGCGCCCGGGAGAGCCACGCCTGAGCGGCGCGGCCAGATCCCCATGGAAACAGTCAGCAACCCCACAGCCGCCCGCGTGCTCGCCGTCCGCCCCGTAGGCACCATGGCGGTGCTCGCGGAACTCGCGGGGCTCCACGACGTGCTGGCCCTGCAGGCCCTCCTCCTGGAGCACCCGTTCCCCGGCCAGGTGGATGTCCTGGCAGCCGCGGAAACCGTGCTGGTCAAGGCTGATTCGCCCCAGTCCGCGCGGCGCATCGCAGCCCGGTTGCCTGAGCTGGACTTGGCCGTCCAGGCGCAGGCGGAAGGCAAACTGGTGCAGATCGATACGGTGTACGACGGCGAGGACCTCGCTGAAGTGGGCCGGCTGACGGGGCTGGGGGTTGAGGGTGTTGTGGCGGCCCATACGGGACAGGTCTGGACCGTAGCCTTCGGCGGCTTCGCGCCTGGATTTGGATACATGGTGGGGGAGAACGAGTCGTTGGAAGTCCCGCGCCGGAGTTCACCGCGGACTGCCGTCCCCGCAGGATCGGTGGCGCTTGCCGGCAACTACTCAGCCGTGTATCCGCGGCAGTCGCCGGGCGGCTGGCAGCTGATTGGCCGCACCGCCGCACGGATGTGGGACCTCGGGCGCGAACAGCCGGCCTTGGCAGCCCCGGGGGACAGGGTGCAGTTCCGGGCAGTGCGGGAGCTGGTGGAGGTTACGGACCCCGCTTCCCCGGCTGAAAGCGTTACAAATGCCGGCGTTCAGTCGGGCCTGCGGATACTGTCGCCCGGACTCCAGAGCCTGATCCAGGACCTGGGCCGTCACGGCCACGGCGGGCTGGGAGTGTCTGTGGCGGGGGCGCTGGACCGTTCCTCCCTGCGCCGCGCGAACCGGATTGTGGGCAACCAGCCATCGGCCGCCGTCGTGGAAACCGTGGCCGGCGGGCTGCGCGTGCAGGCGGTGGGGGACCAGGTGCTGACCGTGACAGGCGCCCCGGTGGCACTGACCATTGCTCCGCCGTCGGAGGTTCACGGCAGCGCCACTGCCCAGGACAACACTGCCGAGAGCAACACGGCCGAGGGCAAGACGGCCGGGGACAGCGGCGACTGGTCCTGGCAAGAGCGCCACGCGCCGATGGCCACGGCGTTTGCCCTGCTGGACGGCGAGGTCCTGACCCTCGGAGCGCCCGAACGGGGATTCCGCACCTACCTTGCCGTCCGCGGCGGAGTGGACACGGAACCGGTCCTGGGAAGCCGTTCCACCGACACCATGTCCGGAATCGGCCCCGCGCCCCTGGCGGCGGGCGGGTTCATCCGCGCAGGCAAAGCCACCTCCTCTAATGTGGTGGGCAACCCTGAGGTGCAGCCGGACTTTCCGGACACCGGAGTGACCGTCCTGGACATCGTGCCGGGACCGCGGGACGACTGGTTCGACGCTGCCGCGTTGGAATCGCTCTGCAGCCAGGACTGGACGGTGACTCCACGATCCAACCGGGTGGGGATGCGGCTTGACGGGAAGGCCCTGAAAAGGAGCCGGAACGGAGAGCTGGCCAGCGAGGGGACCGTGGCCGGAGCCCTTCAAATCCCGCCCGAGGGGCAGCCGGTCCTGTTCCTTGCGGACCACCCCATTACCGGCGGCTACCCTGTGGCGGCCGTGGTGGTTGACCACCAACTGGACCTCGCCGCCCAGGTCCCCATCGGCGGACGTATCAGGTTCCGCTGGGCTCCCGGTTACACACTGCCCGCCAATTCCTCCCAGACTTCCCCCGACGCTACCCAGACAAAGTGAGCAGCATATGCGCAAGGTCCTGATTGCCAACCGCGGAGAAATTGCCGTCCGCATCGCCCGTGCCTGCGAGGACGCGGGCCTGGAGTCCGTGGCGGTATACGCGGACGTGGACGCCGATGCCCTGCACGTCGGCGCGGCTTCCGAGGCCTACAGCCTGGATGGCAACGCCCCGTCAGAAACCTACCTGGACATCCCCAGGCTGCTGCGCGTCGCCGCGGAGTCCGGAGCGGACGCGGTGCACCCGGGATACGGGTTCCTGTCCGAGAACGCCGACTTTGCCCAGGCTGTCCTGGATGCCGGCCTGACGTGGATCGGGCCTTCACCCGAAGCCATCCGGCTGCTGGGCAACAAGATCACGGCGCGGGAGATAGCTGTCCGGGCGGGCGCCCCGCTGGTTGCGGGCAGCGACGGGCCGGTGGCCTCGGCCGCCGAAGCACGGCTCTTCGCCGAAGAGCACGGCCTGCCGGTTGCCATCAAAGCGGCCTTCGGCGGCGGCGGGCGCGGGCTGAAAGTGGTCCGTGAAATGGACCAGATTGAGGAAGCCTTCGACTCGGCGGTCCGGGAGGCTGTGGTGGCCTTCGGCCGCGGCGAATGCTTCGTGGAACGGTACCTGGACCGTCCCCGGCACGTGGAGGCGCAGGTCCTGGCGGACCTTCACGGCAACGTGGTGGTGGCGGGAACACGGGACTGCTCCCTGCAGCGCCGGCACCAGAAACTGGTGGAAGAGGCACCGGCACCTTTCCTGACCGACGAGCAGACGCGGCAAATCTACGATGCTGCCAAGGCCGTGTGCCGGGAAGCCGCATACTCCGGTGCCGGGACGGTGGAGTTCCTGGTGGCCGCGGACGGGACCGTGGCGTTCCTTGAGGTGAACACCCGCCTCCAGGTGGAGCACCCCATCACGGAGGAAACCACCGGCGTGGACCTGGTCCAGGAACAGCTGCGGATTGCGGCCGGCGAGCCCCTCCGCTTCGCTGCTGATCCCGAGCCGCGCGGACACTCCTTTGAGTTCCGGCTCAATGCCGAGGACGTGGGCCGGGGTTTCCTGCCCTCGCCCGGAACCATCGCCACCTTCAGCGGCCCCACCGGTCCGGGAGTGAGGCTGGATTCGGGGGTGCGCGCCGGTTCCATTGTGGCGCCGCAGTTCGATTCCCTGCTGGCCAAGCTGATCGTCACCGGCGCCGACCGGCAGCAGGCGCTGCGCCGGGCACGCCGGGCCCTGGCGGAAATGGAGATCACCGGCGTGGCCACTGTCCTGCCGTTCCACCGAGCCGTGGTCCAAGCCCCGGACTTCACGTCAGAGACAGCGCTCGCCATCCACACCCGGTGGATCGAGACCGACTTCGCCGATGCCATCGCGGCGGATCCCGGGTTTGCCACCTCCGTCCCGGACGGTGCGCGGCGCACTATCACCGTTGACGTTGATGGCCGGCGCCTCGCCGTCGGCCTTCCTGCCGCCCTGTTGGATGGCTGGGCACGCTCAGGCGGCGGCCCCCTTCAAGGCGCTTCCGTGGAGGAAGGGCCCGACGACGGCGCTGCCGCCCGCGCTGTTGACCCCGCCGAGCTGCGCGCCGACATGGCGGGGACCGTGGTGAAGTGGCTGGTGGAACCGGGCGCCAAAGTGGCGGCGGGGGACCCCGTCGTCGTCCTTGAAGCCATGAAGATGGAAAGCCAGGTAGCCGCCCATCGGGGCGGGACCGTCACGGATATCCGGGCGGAAGCCGGCGGCGTGGTGAATGCCGGCGCCGTACTGGCGACGATCGGGCCTTAGATACCAGCGCTCAGAGATCCTCTTCGAGCCGGCTGGTGAGGATCCGGTTGGCGTTGGCCTGGAGGATGCCGAGCGACTCCTGGATCAGGGGTGAGGCGATGCTGCCCCTGCGGACGGCGGCGACAATGCGGCGCGTGGGTTTCGCCTTACCGGTGATGCGTAGCCGAACCACGTTTTCGGCGCCATGCAAGGGCGCCAGCCGGGGCAGCAGGCCGACGCCCAGCCCCGCGCCCACGAACGCGATGTGGGTTTCCCATTCAACGGCTTCATGGGCAATCCGCGGTGTCACTCCGACTGCCGTGAACGCCGCCGTGAAGAGGGAATGGTAGGTGGAACCGGCGGACTCTGTGATCCAGGGTTCCGATGCCAGTTCTTCAAGGGTCGCTGTTTCCCGTGATGCCAGCGGATGGTCACCGGGAATGATGACGTCCAGTGGATCGTCGAGCAGGACTCTCTGCTCGAAGCGCGGATCGTCCTCACCATAACTGTCGGACTGCATAGCGACAATGACTGCAAGGTCGATTCGTTCCGCAATCAACAAGTCGAAGCAGCGGGCCGGATCAGCCTCAAGAACCTGCACCTCCAGAAGGGGGCGTGTTGAGCGCAGGGTGGCCGCCAGCGGCGCAAGCAAGTGGGCGGCTGCAGAGGAGAATCCGCCGAGGCCAAAGTGGGGCTGCACCTGGTCGCCGGCCTCCATGGCTGCGGCGCGAAGGCTCTCCCACTGGGCAATGAGGGGATCCGAGCCCGCCACGAGAAAGCGGCCCGTGGCGGTCAGCCGCACACCCCGGCCGTCCTTCGTCAGCAGCTGCATTCCAAGCACACGCTGGAGCTCCCGCAATTGCGCGGAGACGGCGGAGGGAGAATAACCGGTGAGCTCCGCGGTTGCGCCAATAGTGCCACACCGGGCAAACACCCGAAGTGTTATGAGCCGTGGATCGATCATGCATCTATTGTGCATGGTTATCTTCAAAATCTTGCGCTTTTGTTGCAGCTCCTGTGACCCTAATCTCATCATTACAAGTACTTCGACCATGCCGTTAGCACCCGCGCGCAGCCATGGCCACCGCAACACCCACTACCCATGCCTCCCGGGAGGAAACCCATGACTGCTTCAGTGAACGTGCCCCTCAATTCACGCGGAAAACTCGCTGCATCCTTGCCTGCCGAGCAGCTGGCAGAAATTGCCGCGTTGTTTGAGTTCCGTCGCACCGGCTACTCCCTCGATGCCCCCTTCTACACGGATCGCTCCATCTTCAACATCGACATGGAGGCCATTTTCGGCCAGCACTGGATCTTTGCCGCCAGCACGGCCGAACTGCCGGAGCCGGGCGACTACGTCACCGTCGACTACGGGCCCTACTCCCTGATTGTGCTGCGCAACGACGACGGTGCCGTGAACGTCCTGCACAACGTATGCCGCCACCGCGGCGCCCGCGTTCTCACCGAAGCTGCCGGCTCAACCGGAAACCTGGTCTGCGGCTACCACTCCTGGACCTACTCCCCGGAGGGCAATTTGATCCATGCCTCCGCGCCGGGGGAAACGAAGTTCGACAAGAGCTGCTTCGGCCTCAAGCGCGCCCATGGCCGCGAGGTCGCCGGACTCATCTTCGTCTGCATTGCCGATGATGCGCCGACGGACTTCGACGAAACGGCAAAGATCTTTGAGCCCTACCTGGCGCCCCACGAGCTCTCGAAGACAAAAATTGCCTACCAGCAGAACATCATCGAAGAGGGCAACTGGAAGCTCGTCATGGAGAACAACCGTGAGTGCTACCACTGCGACGGGCACCCCGAGCTCGCCTGCTCCCTCTTCCCCACTTGGGGCCTGACGGAGGGCCTGATCCCGCCCCATCTTCAGGAAGTGTGGGACCGGAACAAGGAGGCCCAGTCCTCCCTCGAGGAGCGTTGCCGCCGCTACGGCCTTCCCTACGAGGTGGTCGAGCAGCTTGACACGCGCATCGCGGGAATCCGTATCTCACGGGAATCACTCGATGGAGACGGAGAATCATTCTCCGCGGACGGGCGGAGGCTTTCCAAGAAGCTGCTGGGTGATTTGCCCGACTTCCGCCTTGGCCGCTGCTCGATGCACCTGCAGCCCAACAGCTGGTTCCATTTCCTCGGCGACCACGTCATCACGTTCGGTGTCTTCCCCATCAACGAACACCAGAGCCTCGTACGCACCACTTGGCTGGTGGCTGACGACGCTGTTGAAGGCGTCGACTACGACCTGGAGAAGCTCACCTACACCTGGAAGCAAACGAACCTGCAGGACAAGGCGTTCGTGGAGCTGTGCCAGCAGGGCGCCGGCAGTCCCGCCTACGAGCCCGGTCCCTACATGAAGAGCGAATACCAGGTCGAGGCATTCATCAACTGGTACGTGCAGCGCGTGCAGGAGCACTTGGCATGATTGAACTCCTCACTGAAACGGCAATCCAGGAACCACAGCGTATTCGCGGTCTTGAGATGCCGTGGAACAGGGTGATGGGAAGCCCTGGGACACCTGCACGGGCAGCCCGTGCGCTGGGCCCATGGCACCCGCAGGAGTTCATGGCCGAATGCGTCGAGACCGTTCCCGAGGCCGGCGCCATGATGACCTTCGTGTTCCGCCGGTGCGACGGTGCGCCCCTGGCGTTCCGAGCCGGCCAGTACGTGAACGTCGCATTTCCCGTGAATGGCGAGGACCAGGAACCCGTGGACCGAAGCTACTCGCTGTCCAGTTCGCCCACCGAGCCGTGGACCTTCAGCATTACCGTCAAGTGCGATCCCACGGGACTGGTCTCGCCCTGGGTGCACGAGAACGTCAAACCCGGCACGGTTCTTGAGATGCTGGGACCGGTGGGAGCATTCCACCTGCCCGACGCCGACCGGCGGGCACGGTATCTCCTGCTTGCTGCCGGCGCAGGCATCACTCCCATCATGTCCATGGTGCGGACCATCCACTCCCTGCCCGGACACGCCGATGTTGTGGTGCTCTACCACGGCTCGGATGCCGGGGGCTTTGCCTTCCACCGGGAACTGGCCTATATCGCCTCCGTGGACTCGCGCGTCAAGGTCTACTACTCCCTGGGCGACCGCAGCGTACCGGAGGGGTGGGAAGGGCTCAGTGGAAGGCTGACGGCGGCCATGCTCGACGAGGTGGCCCCCGATGCCAACGGCCGCCAGGTGTACGCGTGTGGTCCCGAGGGTTACCTGAACACCGCCACCGAGCTCCTCCAGAAGGTCGGCGTCGATGACACTTCCATATACATGGAGTTCTTCTCGGGAGACCGCCAGACGCTCCTGGAATACCAGGCAGAGGTGGCGTTTGCAGCCGACGTCGCGGAGGAGATCGCCGAGGAGATCGCCGACTCTGCCGAGGACTATTTTGAAAGCCAGCCCGCCGCGTTCGGGCTCTACGAGCCTGGCTACGACGCCGACGGGACTCTGCAGGCCTCGGGGCTGCCGCTGGAAATCAGCGACCCGGAGGCACCCCGCTCCGACCCCGCCGTCGACAGCCCGGGCATGGAGCCGGAAGCCGGTTCCCCTGACGCCTCGAGCTTCGGCACGGTGGGGACAGGCAGCCTCACCATGTCCTTCATGCGTACCGGCATCAATGTGCGGATCGACCCCACGGAGCGCATCCTCGAGGTGGCCCAGCGTGCGGGCGTCAGGATTGGCGCGAACTGCAAGGAAGGCATGTGCGGCTCCTGCAAGGTCGTCAAGCTTTCAGGGGAGATCGACATGAACCACCAGGGCGGGATCCGGGCGCGGGAAATCTCTGCGGGCAAGTTCCTGCCCTGCTGCTCCACGGCGCAGACGGACCTGGTTATCGATGCCTAGCCCCTGTTCCCGCCCAATGTCAAGGCGCAGCCGGAATCCCTGAAATAGGGCTGAAGACTTCAGAAAAACCTTGACACGGAAGTGTGGTCCGGGCCACTCTGTTGCTTATTGCGAGACGTGTTGATCTTTACGGAACAACTGCCACGATGGAAGCAAAGCTGATTTTGATTATTGAATGCCAGGAAGCCCCGATCTTCCGCCCGGCTTGGGGACGCCGGAGTACAGCGTCAGCGCATGAATTCAAACCAAAGGACTTGACATGGCTTTGAACAGCGACATCCGCACGGATGCCCAAACCCCCCTTGAGCTGGAGGAACTCCTTCCTGCACCGGAGAACTCTCCTTCCTCCCACGACTCACACGACGCGGAGGACACCGAACAAATCATGCAGGAACTCCGCCAGACCAAGGCCGAACAGGCTGTGGCACAACGGCGGAACCGCAAGCTCACCCTCGACAAGGCCACCTTCGGCATCACCGGTGTCCTCGCCCTGGCCTTTGTGGCCTGGGGCTTCCTGGGCCGGGACAGCCTGGCCGCCACCTCAACAGCCGCCCTCGACTGGGTGATGGAATACACCGGCTGGCTCTTTATGGTCCTGGCCTCCTTGTTCGTTGTCTTTGTCCTCTGGCTGGCCCTGGGCAAATGGGGCAACATTCCCCTCGGCAAGGACGGTGAAAAGCCGGAGTTCCGGACCATTTCATGGATCGCCATGATGTTTGCGGCCGGCATGGGCATCGGCCTGATGTTCTACGGTGTGGCCGAGCCGCTCTACCACTACATCTCTCCGCCACCCGGAACGGTGGACGGGCGGACACCCGCGGCCATCCAGACCGCCATGGCAACCTCCATCTTCCACTGGACCCTGCACCCCTGGGCAATGTACGCCGTCGTCGGAATTGCCATGGCCTACGGCACCTACCGGCTGGGCCGCCGCCAGTTGATCTCCGCAGCGTTCACGTCGCTGTTCGGCATCAGGACGGTGGAAGGGCCGGTAGGCAAGTTCATCAACATCCTGGCGATCTTCGCCACCCTTTTCGGTACCGCC from Pseudarthrobacter siccitolerans encodes:
- a CDS encoding MFS transporter; this translates as MSVLGYLAASVPPRLAMAGSSVAIPILAVQELNDVGIGGALVAVSLGPSVVAAPIVGAALDRSRRPGVLVAVAGFLTAAALATASFLGQVPLPLVFAFLAVAGALSPFYMGGLSSFVADEIPDQRRAFAYDALSYNISAVAGPALVAVMATFLPGGAALWVLSAAALAGAISAAATGLKARGRISGSVWQTVKSGLHRILSHRPLAVVTGASTLSQLGQGGLAVAAVALSIERIGTPGEGALLVTAFAVGSLIGALYETIRPTRARPHAVMMLGFLATGLLTIGAAFNFGTAWTMAAIGLSGLFTAPTSAAMLFLRSHLSPPHLRSQIFTVGAGFRATASAAGAGLAASATGFGGGLAVAGIGVIWVVSAALMAGYPAGASSASTGN
- a CDS encoding MFS transporter gives rise to the protein MTGTNKAARTTARKPPAGALKAYIASLTGTSLEYYDFAIYSVASALVFPKIFFPSNDEFVGLLLSFSAFAVGYLARPIGGVVFGRLGDKVGRKYVLVFTLVLIGLATVLIGALPDYSVIGVAAPVILVLLRLAQGIGVGGEWGGAVLLSSEFGDPNKRGFWSSAAQIGPPAGNLMANGVLAILAASLSSEAFLSWGWRVAFLASALLVVFGLIIRLKLEETPVFKAIQAHGDRPKAPIKEVFTTEPRALVSAALSRLCPDVLYALFTVFVAVYATKELGMTTGNVLAAILIGSAFQLFLIPAAGALTDRFNRRWVYGITAAATALYIPLFFLMIAGKSVVMLTVGVVIGLALHAFMYGPQAAFITEQFPARLRYAGSSLAYTLAGVVGGAVAPLIFTALYGAASGGWYLIAGYIALTAVVTIVGMRLGRDPQPEEDVRLLQDGSARESHA
- a CDS encoding GntR family transcriptional regulator — translated: MTSSSPAVRPAPGRLRVAVPSVAERVADELRRQLAEGSLLPGTRLTESTIAEDLGVSRNTVREAFAELASERLVVRLPNRGVFVANLDAGDIHDVYTVRRAIEVSAIRGGGSTGDIAAVREAVEEGKRAAAAGDDEALGTANQHFHGAIVAMARSTRLNSIMSQVLAEMRLFFHKATMDADFYRHYLPDNEAICAALESGELDQAATLLLAYLDRSEDNLSDVHGADAG
- a CDS encoding acetyl/propionyl/methylcrotonyl-CoA carboxylase subunit alpha, with translation MRKVLIANRGEIAVRIARACEDAGLESVAVYADVDADALHVGAASEAYSLDGNAPSETYLDIPRLLRVAAESGADAVHPGYGFLSENADFAQAVLDAGLTWIGPSPEAIRLLGNKITAREIAVRAGAPLVAGSDGPVASAAEARLFAEEHGLPVAIKAAFGGGGRGLKVVREMDQIEEAFDSAVREAVVAFGRGECFVERYLDRPRHVEAQVLADLHGNVVVAGTRDCSLQRRHQKLVEEAPAPFLTDEQTRQIYDAAKAVCREAAYSGAGTVEFLVAADGTVAFLEVNTRLQVEHPITEETTGVDLVQEQLRIAAGEPLRFAADPEPRGHSFEFRLNAEDVGRGFLPSPGTIATFSGPTGPGVRLDSGVRAGSIVAPQFDSLLAKLIVTGADRQQALRRARRALAEMEITGVATVLPFHRAVVQAPDFTSETALAIHTRWIETDFADAIAADPGFATSVPDGARRTITVDVDGRRLAVGLPAALLDGWARSGGGPLQGASVEEGPDDGAAARAVDPAELRADMAGTVVKWLVEPGAKVAAGDPVVVLEAMKMESQVAAHRGGTVTDIRAEAGGVVNAGAVLATIGP
- a CDS encoding IclR family transcriptional regulator; translation: MASNTDREPDADAEAGQHGGVQSVDRALAVLEILARDGHAGVSDIAEEMGIHKSTVSRLLGSLVGREMVHQNSERGKYQLGFGILRLASSIPGRLSLVREARPVLETLAEEFKETVNLAVLRSNYAVNVDQAMGPSTLATYDWVGNLTPLHATSSGKVLLAALSVEERERILKETGLPPRTPRTITDRKELENQLLDVARDGYGVVREEFEIGLTAAAVPVYNHLGAVIGSISISGPAFRFDPETAPGLIEGLKQAGLQVSAKMGYNRR
- a CDS encoding 5-oxoprolinase subunit B/C family protein is translated as METVSNPTAARVLAVRPVGTMAVLAELAGLHDVLALQALLLEHPFPGQVDVLAAAETVLVKADSPQSARRIAARLPELDLAVQAQAEGKLVQIDTVYDGEDLAEVGRLTGLGVEGVVAAHTGQVWTVAFGGFAPGFGYMVGENESLEVPRRSSPRTAVPAGSVALAGNYSAVYPRQSPGGWQLIGRTAARMWDLGREQPALAAPGDRVQFRAVRELVEVTDPASPAESVTNAGVQSGLRILSPGLQSLIQDLGRHGHGGLGVSVAGALDRSSLRRANRIVGNQPSAAVVETVAGGLRVQAVGDQVLTVTGAPVALTIAPPSEVHGSATAQDNTAESNTAEGKTAGDSGDWSWQERHAPMATAFALLDGEVLTLGAPERGFRTYLAVRGGVDTEPVLGSRSTDTMSGIGPAPLAAGGFIRAGKATSSNVVGNPEVQPDFPDTGVTVLDIVPGPRDDWFDAAALESLCSQDWTVTPRSNRVGMRLDGKALKRSRNGELASEGTVAGALQIPPEGQPVLFLADHPITGGYPVAAVVVDHQLDLAAQVPIGGRIRFRWAPGYTLPANSSQTSPDATQTK